From the genome of Methanobrevibacter smithii ATCC 35061, one region includes:
- a CDS encoding tetratricopeptide repeat protein — translation MPILSFSSQDIDIITGKKTMTIRKLWKTPLKKGDRLYCYWNLVSKEKKKIFEAKVLDVQTIPFSDLKDNDELARKEGFESAVEMVKDFKKMYAGKIEDSELFQIIYFEKLDVNDWKGDKIDEKAMITQRADILFDSGKFDKSTMCYDAALRIDPDDVYLLNKQGDNLSRLGHFDQAIFCYDKALKIEPHNEYILNNKAIALLNSGKLDDALKVSDIALAINPNSSIVLYWRGFILEVLGKFDEALDVYDHLILIDSENPEVWNSRGNLLSDMGKLEEAIKSFDRALEVCFDDSELDAGSINRMGNAYIDLGKLDEALECFNTAISLEKHNIDFLLNKGVVLMELGKFEEAVESFNKVLLKSPDNEDAFFLKEECLDNL, via the coding sequence ATGCCAATCTTATCATTTTCAAGTCAGGATATTGATATAATCACTGGAAAAAAGACAATGACAATACGTAAGCTTTGGAAAACTCCTCTTAAAAAAGGCGACAGACTTTATTGTTATTGGAATTTGGTTTCTAAAGAAAAAAAGAAAATTTTTGAAGCTAAAGTATTGGATGTGCAAACAATTCCTTTTTCTGATTTGAAAGATAATGATGAACTTGCCAGAAAAGAAGGATTTGAAAGCGCTGTGGAAATGGTTAAGGATTTCAAAAAAATGTATGCTGGCAAAATTGAGGATTCTGAACTATTTCAAATCATTTACTTTGAAAAATTAGATGTAAATGACTGGAAAGGGGATAAAATTGATGAAAAGGCTATGATAACACAAAGAGCAGATATTCTTTTTGACAGCGGTAAATTTGATAAATCTACAATGTGTTATGATGCTGCTTTAAGAATTGATCCTGATGATGTTTATCTATTAAATAAACAGGGAGATAATCTATCAAGGCTGGGCCACTTTGATCAGGCAATATTTTGTTATGATAAGGCTTTAAAAATAGAACCTCATAATGAATATATATTAAATAATAAGGCTATAGCTTTACTTAACTCCGGAAAACTGGATGATGCTCTGAAAGTTAGTGATATTGCACTGGCCATAAATCCGAACAGTTCAATTGTTTTATATTGGAGAGGATTTATTTTAGAAGTTTTAGGTAAATTTGATGAAGCTTTGGATGTTTACGACCATCTGATTTTAATAGATAGTGAAAATCCTGAAGTATGGAACTCAAGAGGAAATTTATTGTCTGATATGGGCAAATTGGAAGAAGCTATTAAATCTTTTGACAGGGCTCTTGAAGTATGTTTTGATGATTCTGAATTGGATGCAGGTTCTATAAATCGTATGGGTAATGCTTATATTGATTTGGGTAAATTAGATGAAGCTCTGGAATGTTTCAATACAGCTATTTCTTTAGAAAAACACAATATTGATTTTTTATTAAATAAAGGAGTAGTTTTAATGGAGCTGGGAAAATTTGAAGAAGCTGTAGAAAGCTTCAATAAAGTTTTACTTAAATCTCCAGATAATGAAGATGCATTTTTCCTAAAAGAGGAATGTCTGGATAATTTGTAA
- a CDS encoding anaerobic ribonucleoside-triphosphate reductase activating protein: MYVGGTVISSVEFHGNMSLVIFMSKCPLACRYCHNAELLDDNTQLSFEEIKKEINDAADFIDAVVISGGEPLVQSDAVIEILKYVHKLGLKTKLDTSGIYPDKLENILKLNILDFISLDVKAPFEKYRKVTGSNVGSQVHKSMNLINKYGVHLEARTTYVPTLHTKKDIYNLVMDIEAEVYTIQQFRNRNVLDPALEEVEVPNPHDLRKLAEYVKPYFDGVVKVKSAEFGEEII; this comes from the coding sequence ATGTATGTAGGCGGAACTGTAATTTCTTCTGTTGAATTTCATGGAAATATGTCTTTAGTTATTTTCATGTCAAAATGTCCTCTTGCTTGCCGTTATTGTCATAATGCTGAACTTTTAGATGACAACACCCAATTAAGTTTTGAAGAAATTAAAAAAGAAATAAATGATGCTGCTGATTTTATTGATGCAGTTGTAATATCTGGAGGGGAACCGCTGGTTCAAAGTGATGCAGTTATTGAAATACTAAAATATGTGCATAAATTAGGTCTCAAAACCAAATTGGATACCAGTGGAATTTATCCCGATAAACTTGAGAACATTTTAAAACTGAATATTTTGGATTTCATTTCTTTGGATGTTAAAGCACCTTTTGAAAAATACAGGAAAGTTACAGGATCCAATGTCGGTTCTCAGGTTCACAAATCAATGAATCTTATAAACAAATATGGGGTTCACCTGGAAGCCAGAACAACTTATGTCCCGACATTACATACTAAAAAGGATATTTATAATTTGGTAATGGATATTGAAGCTGAAGTTTATACCATTCAACAATTCAGGAATAGGAATGTTTTAGACCCTGCATTGGAGGAAGTGGAAGTTCCAAATCCTCATGATTTAAGAAAACTTGCAGAATACGTAAAACCTTATTTTGACGGTGTTGTAAAAGTAAAATCTGCAGAATTTGGAGAAGAAATAATATAA
- the hisC gene encoding histidinol-phosphate transaminase, producing the protein MKPRAIVSEMDSYVPGKSQDEIASEFNLNKDDIIKLGSNENPFGPSAKAIEAIGKECKNINRYPESVLNELQQELANYSGVKQSQVIIGGDGADEIIDVLAKTFIDEGDEFIVPLPSYMYYEYLLQQYGARPVYAKWNLEENKLDTDSILNSINNKTKMIFLCTPNNPTGTLIDEKDIRDIASGNPDVLIVVDEAYFEYAEVTNKDLINEFDNIFIIRTMSKVMGLAGMRMGYGLACSEIIEYMHRIKPVFSLTRLSYVAALNTLRDKNYIETSIEKGIESREYLYNELSKIDSLNVFPSKSNFMLIGIKDTGFTASEFAFELMKKGVIVRDCTSFKGLDEYWIRISICTLEEDKKFIDIVKEVLS; encoded by the coding sequence ATGAAACCAAGGGCAATAGTTAGTGAAATGGATTCCTATGTTCCAGGTAAATCTCAGGATGAGATAGCTAGTGAATTCAACTTAAATAAAGATGATATAATTAAATTAGGATCTAATGAAAATCCATTTGGCCCATCTGCTAAAGCTATTGAAGCTATCGGAAAAGAATGTAAAAACATAAACAGATATCCAGAATCAGTTTTAAACGAGCTTCAACAAGAATTAGCCAATTATTCTGGGGTTAAACAATCTCAGGTTATTATTGGTGGTGATGGTGCTGATGAAATCATTGATGTTTTAGCTAAAACATTTATTGACGAAGGTGATGAGTTTATTGTACCTCTACCTTCTTACATGTATTATGAGTATTTATTGCAGCAATACGGTGCTCGTCCGGTTTATGCTAAATGGAATTTGGAAGAAAACAAATTGGATACAGATTCAATTTTAAATTCTATAAACAATAAAACAAAAATGATTTTCTTATGCACACCAAATAATCCTACAGGTACTTTAATTGATGAAAAGGATATTAGGGATATAGCCTCTGGAAATCCTGATGTTCTGATTGTTGTAGATGAAGCCTACTTTGAGTATGCTGAAGTTACAAATAAGGATTTGATTAATGAATTTGACAATATTTTCATTATCAGAACCATGTCTAAAGTAATGGGATTGGCTGGAATGAGAATGGGTTATGGTTTAGCTTGCAGTGAGATTATTGAATATATGCACAGAATTAAACCGGTATTTTCTCTAACAAGATTGTCTTATGTAGCTGCTCTTAATACTTTGAGGGATAAGAACTACATTGAAACATCTATTGAAAAAGGTATTGAAAGCAGGGAATATCTTTATAATGAACTGTCAAAAATCGATTCATTGAATGTTTTCCCGTCTAAATCTAATTTCATGTTAATTGGCATAAAAGACACAGGATTTACAGCATCTGAATTTGCATTTGAACTTATGAAAAAAGGTGTTATTGTAAGGGACTGCACATCATTTAAAGGATTGGATGAATATTGGATTAGGATAAGTATCTGTACTTTAGAAGAGGATAAAAAATTCATAGACATTGTAAAAGAGGTATTATCCTAA
- a CDS encoding TetR/AcrR family transcriptional regulator encodes MKTQTKDKIFDTALDLFSKKGYDSVSVRTIASEVGIKESSIYNHYSSKKDILMSILNYFEEYFKGNPLDDENIRKLLEENPEEFYHQGSEMFKQQIFEEKILKIMKLIFVQMYQIDEVKEFFLREILGGSTDFWSDVFEILIQKNVIGSDCNPNKLAEMYFGFSMFKLWEIFLKYDDFPKAEIEIMFDEVEEYHKFLLDSVRADKNE; translated from the coding sequence ATGAAAACACAAACAAAAGATAAAATATTTGACACGGCTTTGGATTTATTTTCTAAAAAGGGATATGATTCAGTATCCGTTAGAACAATAGCTTCAGAAGTTGGAATTAAGGAAAGTTCAATTTATAATCATTATTCAAGTAAAAAAGATATTTTAATGTCAATTTTAAACTATTTTGAAGAGTATTTTAAAGGAAATCCGTTAGATGATGAAAATATCAGAAAATTACTTGAAGAAAATCCTGAAGAATTTTATCATCAGGGATCTGAAATGTTTAAACAGCAGATTTTTGAAGAAAAGATTTTAAAAATCATGAAGCTGATTTTTGTTCAGATGTATCAGATAGATGAAGTTAAGGAATTTTTCCTGCGGGAGATACTTGGAGGGTCTACTGACTTCTGGAGTGATGTTTTTGAAATACTGATTCAGAAAAATGTAATTGGTAGCGACTGCAATCCAAATAAATTGGCTGAAATGTACTTTGGATTTTCAATGTTCAAGTTATGGGAAATATTTCTGAAATATGACGACTTTCCAAAAGCAGAAATTGAAATCATGTTTGATGAAGTTGAAGAGTATCATAAATTCCTGCTTGATAGTGTAAGGGCTGATAAAAATGAGTAG
- a CDS encoding gamma carbonic anhydrase family protein, producing MENKKDSVVICPGAQVLGDVELGEDVSIWHGAVVRGDVDSIKIGNNSNVQDNCVLHCTEDFPITIGDNVSVGHGAVVHGCTLEDNVLIGMNATVLNGAHIGKNSIVGAGAVVSEGKEFPEGSLILGVPGKLIKEVTPEQIEHIQENADNYKKLSKQYK from the coding sequence ATGGAAAATAAAAAAGACTCTGTTGTAATATGTCCAGGTGCACAAGTACTCGGTGATGTTGAATTAGGTGAAGATGTATCAATTTGGCACGGAGCTGTTGTTAGAGGAGATGTGGATTCTATTAAAATAGGTAACAACTCTAATGTACAGGATAACTGTGTATTACATTGTACTGAAGATTTCCCGATAACAATTGGGGATAATGTATCTGTAGGTCATGGTGCTGTTGTTCATGGATGTACTTTGGAAGACAATGTACTAATTGGAATGAATGCAACTGTGTTAAATGGAGCACACATTGGTAAAAATTCTATTGTAGGGGCTGGAGCTGTTGTAAGTGAAGGTAAAGAATTCCCTGAAGGCAGTCTAATTTTAGGAGTTCCTGGCAAACTAATAAAGGAAGTTACTCCTGAACAAATTGAACATATTCAAGAAAATGCAGATAATTACAAAAAACTTTCAAAACAATATAAATAA
- the glmM gene encoding phosphoglucosamine mutase, translating into MRQLIMSDKKRLFGTFGVRRVANEVLTPEFASRLAACYGSVVQGTVAVGGDTRTSSPMLMEAVKAGLLSSGCDVVDLGILPTPGVQYGVRKYYDGGVMITASHNPPKYNGIKFLDELGIGIPDEMELEIEKLYFDEEPKRAHWSEIGQLYHNDKIIDEYIDEAISKVDVEAIKKANLKVVVDCGSGAGSYTAPYLIRKLGCDVTTLNCQADGFFPGRDPEPIEENLQELINVVKQLNADIGLAHDGDADRTICIDEKGNFVLGDKTFSLVEKQMLKENNGGTIVTTVATSQAIYDIAEEYNGKVIATAVGDLLVARKLKDENGLFGGEENGGLIFPDFVYGRDAVMTVAKILETIAKEKKPLSKLVEELPVYYATKTKIECSDDLKDEVMNNIADEIKTTTDFELDTTDGVKILKEDGWVIIRPSGTEPIFRCFAESDSQEKADAMTEWGLSLIKKYKH; encoded by the coding sequence ATGAGGCAATTAATAATGTCAGATAAAAAAAGATTATTCGGGACTTTTGGAGTTAGAAGAGTAGCTAATGAAGTTTTAACTCCTGAATTTGCATCCAGACTTGCAGCATGTTACGGATCAGTAGTTCAAGGAACAGTAGCTGTTGGTGGAGATACAAGAACAAGCAGTCCTATGTTAATGGAAGCTGTAAAAGCTGGACTTTTATCTTCCGGTTGTGATGTTGTAGATTTAGGAATTCTGCCCACTCCTGGAGTCCAGTATGGAGTTCGCAAGTATTATGACGGTGGAGTTATGATTACCGCATCACATAATCCTCCAAAATATAACGGAATTAAATTTTTAGATGAATTAGGTATTGGAATTCCTGATGAGATGGAATTGGAAATTGAAAAATTATATTTTGATGAAGAACCGAAAAGAGCTCATTGGAGTGAAATTGGCCAATTATACCACAATGACAAAATTATTGATGAATACATCGATGAAGCAATCAGCAAAGTAGATGTTGAAGCCATTAAAAAAGCTAATTTGAAAGTTGTTGTTGACTGCGGTTCCGGAGCAGGATCATACACTGCCCCTTACCTGATTAGAAAATTGGGCTGTGATGTAACTACTCTAAACTGTCAGGCAGACGGATTTTTCCCAGGTCGTGACCCTGAACCAATTGAAGAAAACTTACAGGAGCTAATTAATGTTGTAAAACAGTTAAATGCAGATATCGGACTTGCTCATGACGGAGATGCAGACAGAACCATCTGTATTGATGAAAAAGGAAACTTTGTACTTGGAGACAAAACATTTTCACTTGTTGAAAAACAGATGCTTAAAGAAAACAACGGAGGTACAATAGTTACAACTGTTGCAACTTCACAGGCAATTTATGATATTGCTGAAGAGTACAACGGCAAAGTAATAGCTACTGCTGTTGGAGATTTACTTGTGGCCCGTAAATTAAAAGATGAAAATGGTTTATTTGGTGGAGAAGAAAACGGTGGTTTAATCTTCCCTGATTTTGTTTATGGAAGAGATGCAGTTATGACTGTGGCTAAAATACTTGAAACAATAGCTAAGGAGAAAAAACCGTTATCCAAACTGGTTGAAGAACTTCCGGTTTACTATGCAACAAAAACAAAAATTGAATGCAGTGATGACTTGAAAGATGAAGTTATGAACAACATAGCGGATGAAATAAAAACCACTACTGATTTTGAACTTGATACCACTGACGGTGTTAAAATCCTAAAAGAAGACGGATGGGTAATTATCAGACCATCAGGTACTGAACCAATCTTCAGATGCTTTGCTGAATCTGACTCTCAGGAAAAGGCAGATGCAATGACTGAGTGGGGATTAAGTTTAATTAAAAAATACAAACATTAA
- a CDS encoding DUF116 domain-containing protein has product MSSLDSPYEVNDSYYRDVKRFASEFLDFAHNYFDDDEKILEGLIVSIYWKMCCDKFSSLEQIIDYLEYIGDFNDQLPYLRKWENVDFSPYLVLGEWFCKNAQKYLSSYTFNLNDYLKKYEDIPKSKQEEIFFNSPKELYYLNMLCSEIMGRIFRPDYESRKRKAIVLPTCMKIDQKHCQAVEKRLGEVCTACNPECEIAKINNEYDCEIYLVSHKSSAFQNATDEDKKDLAIVGVACPLNLISGGWKAATLGMPPQCVLLDKVACSRHWLKEDVPSSINKKELKKNIGSKLILLNVCIF; this is encoded by the coding sequence ATGAGTAGTTTGGATTCACCTTATGAAGTTAATGACAGTTATTACAGGGATGTCAAAAGATTTGCCAGTGAATTTTTAGACTTTGCTCACAACTACTTTGATGATGATGAAAAAATTCTTGAAGGATTGATTGTCAGCATATATTGGAAGATGTGCTGTGATAAATTTTCTTCTTTAGAACAAATAATTGATTATTTGGAATATATAGGTGATTTTAATGATCAGCTTCCCTATTTAAGAAAATGGGAAAATGTTGATTTTTCTCCGTATCTGGTTTTGGGGGAGTGGTTTTGTAAAAATGCACAAAAATACTTATCATCATATACATTTAATTTAAATGATTATTTGAAAAAATATGAAGATATACCTAAATCAAAGCAAGAGGAAATATTTTTCAATAGTCCGAAAGAACTATATTATTTAAACATGCTTTGCTCTGAAATAATGGGAAGAATTTTCAGACCAGATTATGAATCAAGAAAAAGAAAAGCAATTGTCCTGCCAACATGTATGAAAATAGACCAAAAACACTGTCAGGCTGTTGAAAAAAGATTAGGTGAAGTTTGCACAGCCTGCAATCCTGAATGTGAAATAGCTAAAATAAATAATGAGTATGACTGCGAGATATATCTGGTTTCCCATAAATCCTCAGCATTTCAAAATGCAACAGATGAAGATAAAAAAGATCTGGCTATTGTTGGAGTTGCATGCCCGTTGAATTTAATATCTGGAGGATGGAAAGCAGCAACACTTGGAATGCCTCCACAATGCGTACTCCTTGATAAAGTGGCCTGCAGCAGGCACTGGCTTAAGGAGGATGTTCCCTCATCAATCAATAAAAAAGAGTTAAAAAAAAATATTGGAAGTAAATTAATACTTCTTAATGTTTGTATTTTTTAA